From Oenococcus sicerae, the proteins below share one genomic window:
- a CDS encoding ABC transporter ATP-binding protein, whose product MTAKKILEVKNLNLAFNAGKANEVKAISNVSFDIYEGEVFGLVGESGSGKTTIGRTILKLYTPQSGEITFEDHNVLKMSASELKTFRKDAQMIFQDPQASLNGRMKIKDIIAEGIDIHHLAADKNDRDVQVERLLELVGLNKDHSSRYPYEFSGGQRQRIGIARALAVRPKFIVADEPISALDVSIQAQVVNLMKKLQKQEKLTYLFIAHDLSMVKYISDRIGVMHWGKILEIGTSDEVYGHPIHPYTKSLLSAIPIPDPEAELARQPIDYDPSIETDGQKRTMHEIQPGHLVLSTDEEAAEFMKG is encoded by the coding sequence ATGACTGCAAAGAAAATACTTGAAGTTAAGAACCTAAATCTCGCTTTTAATGCTGGCAAAGCCAATGAAGTCAAAGCCATCAGCAATGTGAGTTTTGATATATATGAAGGAGAGGTTTTCGGCCTAGTAGGTGAATCTGGTTCAGGCAAAACAACGATCGGCCGTACGATTTTAAAACTATATACACCTCAATCAGGCGAGATCACGTTTGAAGACCATAACGTTTTAAAGATGAGTGCCTCTGAATTAAAAACTTTTCGTAAAGATGCTCAGATGATTTTTCAAGATCCTCAGGCGAGTTTAAATGGTCGTATGAAGATCAAGGATATTATCGCTGAAGGAATCGATATTCATCATTTAGCCGCAGATAAGAACGATCGTGATGTGCAGGTTGAACGTTTATTGGAATTAGTTGGTTTGAATAAAGATCATTCTAGCCGTTATCCATATGAGTTTTCTGGTGGCCAAAGACAACGCATTGGTATTGCCCGAGCACTAGCTGTCCGACCAAAGTTTATCGTTGCTGATGAACCTATCTCGGCTTTGGATGTTTCGATTCAAGCTCAAGTTGTTAATTTGATGAAAAAACTACAAAAGCAGGAAAAGCTGACTTACTTGTTTATTGCACATGATCTATCTATGGTCAAATATATCTCTGACCGTATCGGCGTGATGCATTGGGGCAAAATTTTGGAGATCGGCACTTCTGATGAGGTTTATGGACATCCGATTCATCCATATACCAAAAGTCTTTTAAGCGCTATTCCGATTCCAGACCCAGAAGCAGAATTGGCACGTCAGCCGATCGACTATGATCCTTCGATCGAGACAGATGGCCAAAAACGCACAATGCACGAGATCCAGCCTGGTCATTTAGTTCTTTCTACCGATGAAGAAGCAGCGGAATTCATGAAGGGTTAA
- a CDS encoding putative polysaccharide biosynthesis protein: protein MININQQSAARDTGSESIEKQLVKGSAWLTFGNLFSRVLGALYIIPWTIIVGKYSTEANGLFNMGYTIYAMFLMVATAGIPTAISSLIAHYNAIHEAQISMKLLWQGLKVGLLTGLASAVILAVFAPLLAAGHASLTPVLWSLVPSVFIFPILSMFRGFFQGNQMMKESAISQIIEQVARIVYMLAGTYIVLKANSVNWHGAVIQSTFAAFIGAILGLAYLLYAFSVNRSRFMTNAKKSQHKVHANAKELVYGILKKAVPFVIVASAVTFYQLIDQYSFFLAMDRFFAFSDQQLIVQFARFNANANKLVMIIVPIAIAIAETSLPMLSNAYANHDWPSIRKQIKNIYRLFFVAMFVSAFGLYAVALPMYTVFYGTSDPNLTAGVQLLQISAIVAIFYGFFTVLSFIVQGLGNARIALRSLGYGMLLKIVFQVPMIFLLQAEGAMLSTLVGFLFSCWYLAHDISQDYQVAVSDTKNDLLKTNLTAIAVLLSAWATTQILENFVPLTRLAQIFVLLVAVIVGAFVGIILLMKFNVANDLLRRFIPARFLKGAKND, encoded by the coding sequence TTGATAAATATTAATCAACAATCAGCGGCTAGGGATACGGGTTCAGAGAGTATTGAAAAACAATTAGTCAAAGGGTCTGCTTGGCTAACTTTTGGCAATTTATTCTCGCGCGTGCTCGGCGCTTTATATATCATCCCTTGGACGATTATCGTGGGTAAATATTCCACTGAGGCCAACGGCCTTTTTAATATGGGCTATACGATTTATGCCATGTTTTTAATGGTAGCAACTGCTGGGATTCCGACAGCAATTAGTAGCTTGATCGCCCATTATAATGCCATTCATGAAGCCCAAATTTCGATGAAACTATTATGGCAGGGGCTTAAAGTTGGCTTGCTGACCGGATTAGCATCGGCCGTGATCTTAGCTGTTTTCGCGCCTTTACTGGCTGCTGGTCATGCGTCCTTAACGCCGGTGCTTTGGTCTTTGGTACCGTCTGTCTTTATTTTTCCTATTTTATCGATGTTTCGCGGCTTCTTTCAAGGCAATCAGATGATGAAAGAGTCAGCGATCAGTCAGATTATCGAGCAGGTCGCAAGAATCGTTTATATGCTGGCCGGCACTTATATTGTTTTAAAAGCTAATTCGGTCAATTGGCATGGTGCAGTTATTCAATCGACCTTTGCCGCTTTTATTGGCGCTATCCTAGGGTTGGCTTATCTGCTTTACGCTTTTTCTGTTAATCGCAGTCGTTTTATGACGAATGCTAAAAAATCTCAACACAAAGTTCATGCCAATGCTAAAGAACTGGTCTATGGGATTTTAAAAAAAGCTGTGCCTTTTGTTATCGTTGCCTCGGCAGTGACTTTTTATCAATTAATTGACCAATATAGTTTTTTCTTGGCGATGGATCGCTTCTTTGCCTTCTCTGATCAGCAGCTGATCGTTCAGTTTGCCCGCTTTAATGCTAATGCAAATAAATTAGTTATGATCATTGTGCCGATCGCGATCGCGATCGCTGAGACAAGTTTGCCGATGCTGTCTAATGCTTATGCGAATCATGATTGGCCAAGTATTAGAAAACAGATCAAGAATATTTATCGTCTTTTTTTTGTTGCGATGTTTGTCAGCGCTTTTGGTTTATACGCTGTTGCTTTACCAATGTATACGGTTTTTTATGGTACTAGCGATCCTAATCTAACTGCTGGTGTTCAATTGCTTCAAATAAGTGCTATTGTCGCAATTTTCTATGGTTTCTTTACAGTATTATCTTTTATCGTTCAAGGACTCGGAAATGCTAGAATTGCCCTAAGATCGCTGGGTTACGGCATGCTGCTGAAAATCGTTTTCCAAGTGCCGATGATTTTTTTGCTGCAGGCTGAGGGTGCTATGCTGAGCACTTTGGTTGGCTTTTTGTTTAGTTGCTGGTATTTAGCTCATGACATTAGTCAAGACTACCAGGTTGCTGTTTCTGATACAAAAAATGATCTTTTGAAAACAAATTTAACTGCGATCGCAGTGCTGCTATCTGCTTGGGCTACGACACAGATATTAGAAAATTTTGTGCCTTTAACACGTCTTGCTCAGATCTTTGTTTTATTGGTAGCAGTTATCGTAGGTGCCTTCGTCGGTATTATTCTTTTGATGAAGTTCAATGTTGCCAATGATTTGTTAAGACGTTTTATACCGGCACGATTTTTAAAAGGAGCGAAAAATGATTGA
- a CDS encoding undecaprenyl-diphosphate phosphatase has protein sequence MIFGILKAVILGIVEGITEFLPISSTGHLIIIDQFVKISPSHAFTTTFEYVIQLGAIIAVVLLYWRRLWPFGNDKTEKQRFNIWSTWVKVVVGVIPSVVIGFLLNNWMDQHLTNYLVVSIALIVYGIAFIFIENYQKNRKPRVRSVSHLTLADVLKIGFFQVLSIVPGTSRSGATILGGLTIGVSREAAAEFSFFLSIPTMLGVSVLKIGAYLHNYGMFSFEQIVILLVGMLVSFLVAYVVIKWLLKFIETHDFKAFGWYRIILGALVILMGALGVIK, from the coding sequence ATGATTTTTGGAATTTTAAAAGCAGTTATCTTAGGCATTGTCGAGGGAATTACGGAATTTTTGCCGATCTCATCGACTGGGCATTTGATTATTATCGACCAATTCGTCAAAATTTCGCCCAGTCATGCTTTTACAACTACCTTTGAATATGTTATTCAGCTTGGCGCGATTATTGCGGTCGTCTTGCTATATTGGCGGCGTTTGTGGCCCTTTGGTAACGACAAAACGGAGAAACAGCGTTTTAACATTTGGTCAACTTGGGTAAAAGTTGTTGTTGGTGTGATTCCGTCAGTTGTTATTGGTTTCCTGCTGAATAATTGGATGGATCAGCATTTGACTAACTATTTAGTTGTGTCAATTGCTTTGATCGTTTATGGTATTGCATTTATTTTCATCGAAAATTATCAGAAAAACAGAAAACCGCGTGTTCGTTCGGTTAGTCATTTAACTTTAGCTGATGTTTTGAAAATTGGTTTCTTTCAGGTGCTTAGTATTGTTCCTGGCACGTCTCGCTCTGGTGCGACGATTCTTGGCGGCCTCACGATTGGTGTTAGCCGTGAAGCTGCTGCGGAATTTTCATTTTTCTTGTCGATTCCAACAATGCTAGGTGTTTCGGTTTTGAAAATTGGCGCTTATTTGCACAATTACGGTATGTTTAGCTTTGAACAAATTGTGATCTTGCTGGTTGGTATGTTAGTTTCGTTTTTGGTTGCTTATGTGGTTATTAAGTGGCTGCTGAAATTTATTGAAACACATGATTTTAAGGCTTTTGGCTGGTATCGTATTATTCTCGGAGCATTAGTTATTTTGATGGGTGCTCTAGGAGTCATTAAATAA
- a CDS encoding ABC transporter ATP-binding protein, which produces MSEKPILQVQNLSVEFHTYAGTIKAIRDVSFDLNQGETLAIVGESGSGKSVTTHTLMGLNASNASISTGHIFYKGKDLLKFSEEEFEELRGGEVAMIFQDPMTSLDPTMKIGKQIMEVILLHDDDADDKSAASRALELMKQVGIPQAEEHFDDYPHEWSGGMRQRAVIAIALAGNPDILIADEPTTALDVTIQAQILHLMKKIQTEIDSSIIFITHDLGVVAGMADKVAVMYAGQIVEYGSTEEIFYNPQHPYTWGLLNSMPTTDLATTELASIPGTPPDLLNLPKGDPFAPRNQYALDIDYEEQPPFFQLSATHFAATWLLDKRAPKVTPPASILKRWHRWKQLASQGGLPKISKYGVAGQNKTAKDTASLRTDAKSAEKGDL; this is translated from the coding sequence ATGTCTGAAAAACCAATATTACAAGTTCAAAATTTATCAGTGGAATTTCATACTTATGCTGGCACGATCAAAGCGATTCGCGACGTCTCTTTTGATTTAAATCAAGGTGAAACGTTGGCAATCGTTGGTGAGTCAGGCTCTGGCAAATCAGTGACGACGCATACTTTGATGGGTTTGAATGCCAGCAATGCTTCAATTTCAACTGGCCATATATTTTATAAAGGCAAGGATTTATTGAAGTTCAGCGAGGAGGAATTTGAGGAACTCCGCGGTGGCGAAGTGGCCATGATTTTTCAAGATCCGATGACTAGTCTTGATCCCACAATGAAGATCGGCAAACAAATCATGGAAGTGATTTTACTGCATGATGATGACGCTGATGATAAGTCAGCGGCTAGCCGAGCTCTGGAATTGATGAAACAAGTTGGCATTCCACAAGCCGAAGAACATTTTGATGATTATCCGCATGAATGGTCTGGCGGCATGCGTCAACGTGCGGTTATTGCAATTGCCTTGGCTGGCAATCCGGATATTTTAATCGCTGATGAACCAACTACGGCTTTAGATGTTACGATCCAAGCCCAGATTCTGCATCTGATGAAAAAGATTCAGACTGAAATTGATTCTTCGATTATTTTCATTACACATGACCTTGGTGTAGTGGCTGGCATGGCTGACAAAGTCGCTGTCATGTATGCGGGCCAAATTGTGGAATATGGGTCAACTGAAGAAATTTTCTATAATCCGCAACATCCTTATACTTGGGGCCTGTTGAATTCTATGCCGACAACTGATTTAGCGACAACTGAATTGGCTTCGATCCCTGGTACACCGCCGGATTTATTGAATTTACCGAAGGGTGATCCGTTTGCGCCGAGAAATCAGTATGCTTTGGATATTGATTATGAGGAACAACCACCATTTTTTCAGCTTAGTGCGACTCATTTTGCCGCTACTTGGCTTTTGGATAAACGTGCACCTAAAGTGACACCGCCTGCATCAATATTGAAACGTTGGCATCGTTGGAAACAGCTGGCTAGTCAAGGCGGTTTGCCAAAGATTTCCAAATATGGTGTAGCTGGACAGAACAAAACGGCTAAGGATACGGCATCCTTACGCACTGACGCTAAGTCGGCTGAAAAGGGGGATCTATGA
- the pepV gene encoding dipeptidase PepV: MIDWQKEAKKNEPGIVADLKALISVNSVRDDSQASSETPLGPGPRDGLLKFADLAKRDQFKFVNLKNIVGYLEYAPASADDQYVGILAHVDVMPAGDGWQTDPFTAVIKDGKIFGRGSSDDKGPALAGYYGLKIVRDLALPLKHKVRFILGSDEENDWTGMNYYFKNQPTPLLGFSPDADFPIINGEKGLSQYQIHFTGKNNSKLKLINFQSGYRTNMVPGKAVAVIQGSDVTEVHHKLSDYLAANAAISATITLDQERLTITFNGKQAHGAWPEQGENAGTYLANFLSVFPFSGNAASFLTYLGGIAHQDPKGVKLGLSSHDDVMGDLSMNVGIMNFTENQDSFIDINTRFPKSTSDDQILKQLNLSKPSGIDSKFVNKGFSQAPHYVSPSDPLVETLLTIYHEQTGAPAHGKVIGGGTFGRLMTRGVGYGALFPDAEATMHQANENFRLADLTKATSIYAQAIYEIANLD; encoded by the coding sequence ATGATTGATTGGCAAAAAGAGGCAAAAAAAAATGAACCTGGCATAGTAGCCGATTTGAAAGCACTAATTTCAGTCAACTCAGTGCGCGATGACAGCCAGGCTAGCTCAGAGACACCATTAGGTCCTGGTCCACGTGATGGTTTGTTAAAATTTGCTGATTTGGCAAAGCGTGATCAATTTAAGTTTGTTAATTTAAAAAATATCGTTGGTTACTTGGAATATGCACCAGCGTCGGCGGATGACCAATATGTGGGTATTTTGGCTCATGTTGATGTGATGCCAGCTGGTGACGGATGGCAAACAGACCCTTTTACGGCTGTCATCAAGGATGGTAAAATCTTTGGTCGCGGCAGTTCCGATGATAAGGGTCCTGCTTTGGCTGGCTATTACGGCTTGAAGATCGTACGTGATCTAGCGTTGCCATTAAAACACAAAGTGCGCTTTATTTTGGGGAGTGACGAAGAGAATGATTGGACTGGTATGAATTACTACTTCAAAAATCAGCCAACGCCTTTGCTTGGTTTTTCTCCAGATGCTGATTTTCCAATTATCAACGGCGAAAAGGGTCTTTCTCAATATCAAATTCATTTCACTGGTAAAAATAATAGCAAGCTCAAATTAATAAATTTTCAATCAGGCTATCGGACGAACATGGTGCCAGGTAAGGCAGTTGCTGTGATTCAGGGCAGCGATGTCACGGAAGTTCATCACAAACTGTCCGATTATTTAGCTGCTAATGCTGCTATTTCTGCCACGATCACGCTTGATCAAGAACGATTAACGATTACTTTTAACGGTAAGCAGGCACATGGCGCATGGCCGGAACAAGGCGAGAATGCCGGTACTTATCTAGCAAATTTTTTAAGTGTCTTTCCCTTCTCGGGGAATGCTGCCAGTTTTCTGACCTACTTAGGCGGCATTGCCCATCAAGATCCAAAAGGGGTAAAACTGGGTTTGAGTTCTCACGATGATGTCATGGGGGACCTTTCGATGAATGTTGGTATCATGAATTTCACTGAGAATCAAGATAGCTTCATTGATATCAACACACGTTTTCCAAAAAGTACTAGTGATGACCAAATTTTAAAGCAATTAAATCTGAGTAAGCCATCAGGTATCGACTCAAAATTTGTCAATAAGGGATTCTCTCAAGCACCGCACTATGTCTCACCAAGTGATCCATTAGTTGAAACATTATTGACTATTTATCATGAGCAGACAGGCGCACCGGCACATGGTAAAGTGATTGGTGGTGGAACTTTTGGCCGCTTAATGACTCGAGGTGTCGGTTATGGCGCCTTATTTCCTGATGCAGAGGCGACAATGCATCAAGCCAACGAAAATTTTCGACTAGCGGATCTGACCAAAGCAACTTCGATTTATGCTCAGGCCATTTACGAAATAGCTAATTTAGATTAA
- the mscL gene encoding large-conductance mechanosensitive channel protein MscL encodes MLNEFKQFIMRGNAIDLAVGVVMGAAFTGIVKAIVTYLIGPIISLLAGAVDLSSLKFSIGPAVFKYGIVLNEIINFVMVGFVIFLIIKAINKFFKKNEKKEEVESGQEIQLLTEIRNELKKTNQSTNKA; translated from the coding sequence ATGTTAAATGAGTTCAAACAGTTTATTATGCGGGGAAACGCAATTGATTTGGCAGTTGGTGTCGTGATGGGAGCTGCTTTCACTGGCATCGTGAAAGCGATCGTCACCTATTTGATCGGGCCGATCATCAGTTTGCTTGCTGGCGCCGTCGATTTATCATCGCTTAAGTTTTCGATCGGTCCTGCTGTTTTCAAATACGGTATTGTTTTGAATGAAATTATTAACTTTGTCATGGTCGGTTTTGTTATATTCTTGATCATTAAAGCGATTAATAAGTTCTTTAAAAAGAATGAAAAAAAAGAAGAGGTCGAATCTGGTCAGGAAATTCAATTGCTGACTGAAATTCGTAATGAACTTAAAAAAACAAATCAGTCTACGAACAAAGCTTAA
- a CDS encoding peptide ABC transporter substrate-binding protein: MAKKKKWSTGKKAGITALAAVIVVGGIVGATQLSSKPATSTNILNEYLPTDMTTQDLSQMTDQYAFQVAGNVQQGLLSRKSNGSASAGLAKTWSHSKDGLTWTFHLRSGLKWSNGDALTAADFVYGWQRTVNPKTASQYAYIYSGIKNADAINAGKNKDLSSLGIKAVNKTTLVVTLEHPMPQFENLMAFPVFFAQDKKFETPLGKKVGTSAAKQVYSGPYKFVGWNGSNKKFKLVPNKNYWNAKNVKNDGVNFQVITDATAPVALFNKGQLDQTTLGTPEQIKKYKNSKDLKINSGSRTDYIEYNQTGQVKALTNAKIREALNLATDRKSISQAISEGLDTAATGMTPSGLALTSTGGDFAKAAAKATAYSYSIAKAKKLFAEGLKEEGLTKLTLTVEASSDSSTTKPTLDTIQQSWQQLPGLTVKEKFVPFKQRLQDAINHNFDVLLTAWGADYAEPQTFLNMFVTDGPNNDGKWTNKAFDQTITDATTTNALNAKARTANEVKSEKILYDQSAVNPIDWMNAAVLSNPKVKGVQYFSSGAPYYYWNAYRTK, translated from the coding sequence ATGGCAAAAAAGAAAAAATGGTCAACCGGTAAAAAAGCCGGTATTACAGCTTTAGCTGCAGTGATCGTTGTCGGTGGCATTGTAGGTGCTACTCAGTTGTCTAGCAAACCTGCTACAAGCACAAATATTTTAAATGAGTATTTGCCAACTGATATGACGACTCAAGATTTGTCGCAGATGACAGATCAATATGCCTTTCAAGTCGCAGGCAATGTCCAGCAGGGACTGTTGTCAAGAAAGTCCAATGGTTCAGCATCAGCTGGTTTAGCCAAGACTTGGTCACATTCAAAAGATGGTCTGACATGGACTTTTCATTTGCGTAGTGGCTTGAAATGGTCTAACGGCGACGCCTTAACAGCAGCTGACTTTGTTTATGGCTGGCAGCGGACAGTTAATCCAAAGACGGCTAGCCAGTATGCTTATATCTATTCGGGCATCAAAAATGCCGATGCGATCAATGCTGGCAAGAACAAAGATCTCAGTTCTTTGGGTATCAAAGCAGTCAACAAAACCACTTTGGTTGTGACGTTGGAACATCCAATGCCGCAGTTTGAAAACTTGATGGCTTTCCCAGTCTTCTTTGCTCAAGACAAAAAGTTTGAAACACCACTTGGCAAAAAAGTTGGTACGAGTGCAGCTAAACAAGTTTATAGCGGACCTTACAAGTTCGTTGGCTGGAATGGTTCCAACAAAAAGTTTAAGTTAGTCCCTAACAAAAACTATTGGAATGCTAAAAACGTTAAAAATGATGGTGTGAACTTCCAAGTCATCACCGATGCAACAGCACCAGTTGCCTTGTTTAATAAAGGCCAGCTCGACCAAACAACTTTGGGTACACCAGAGCAGATCAAAAAGTATAAGAACTCTAAGGACCTAAAAATCAATAGTGGTTCTCGTACAGATTATATTGAATATAATCAGACTGGCCAAGTTAAGGCTTTGACCAATGCTAAGATCCGTGAAGCTTTGAATCTAGCAACTGACCGTAAGTCCATTTCTCAAGCTATTTCTGAAGGACTCGATACAGCAGCGACTGGTATGACGCCGTCTGGCTTGGCCCTCACCTCAACGGGTGGCGACTTCGCCAAAGCAGCTGCCAAGGCTACGGCCTATAGTTACAGTATTGCCAAAGCTAAGAAGCTGTTTGCGGAAGGTCTTAAAGAAGAAGGCTTGACTAAACTGACTTTGACAGTCGAAGCTTCTTCTGATTCATCGACAACTAAGCCAACTCTCGATACGATCCAACAGTCATGGCAGCAGCTGCCAGGTTTGACAGTTAAAGAAAAGTTCGTGCCTTTCAAACAGCGTTTGCAAGATGCGATCAATCATAACTTTGATGTTCTTTTAACTGCTTGGGGAGCTGATTATGCCGAACCACAAACTTTCCTGAATATGTTTGTGACAGATGGTCCTAACAACGATGGCAAGTGGACTAATAAGGCCTTTGATCAAACAATTACTGATGCGACGACAACGAATGCTTTGAATGCTAAAGCACGAACTGCTAATGAAGTTAAATCAGAGAAAATTTTGTATGATCAGTCGGCTGTTAACCCAATTGATTGGATGAATGCAGCTGTTCTTTCTAATCCTAAAGTGAAGGGTGTTCAGTATTTCTCTTCTGGCGCTCCTTACTATTATTGGAATGCTTATCGTACTAAGTAA
- a CDS encoding ABC transporter permease: MTENKFEVVGIENSSDNEKIQKPSLTFWQDAWRRLKLNKVAVVSMWFLIVISVFTIIMVPFLSQDQANKFNPNEISVYKDLPPKSGLPIPGWEGKHAGSDVYEEQGVPASKNFILGTDDTGRSVAKRVIVGIRISLTIALVASLGDLVIGVAYGVYSAWKGGWIDIILQRFIEILSSIPFIVIVTLFTLLLGAGIWSVIISLILSGWTNMARQIRAQTLSVKEQDYVLAATVLGESPIKIALKHIIPNISSTIIVQLMMTIPQSITSEAILSALGLGVQPPTSSLGSMINDARNELQYYPYLIFIPGTVLVLISLAFYLFGDGLRDAFDPKSSGQGD, from the coding sequence ATGACTGAAAATAAATTCGAAGTTGTTGGAATTGAGAACAGTTCTGATAACGAAAAAATTCAAAAACCGTCGTTAACTTTTTGGCAGGATGCTTGGCGCCGTTTGAAGCTCAACAAAGTGGCCGTTGTTTCCATGTGGTTTTTGATCGTAATCTCAGTTTTCACGATCATCATGGTACCTTTTTTAAGTCAAGATCAAGCCAACAAATTCAATCCAAATGAGATTTCAGTTTACAAGGATCTCCCACCAAAATCAGGTCTGCCGATTCCGGGCTGGGAAGGCAAGCATGCTGGTAGTGATGTATATGAAGAACAAGGCGTTCCTGCTAGCAAGAATTTTATTTTAGGTACTGATGATACCGGTCGCTCAGTCGCAAAAAGAGTGATTGTTGGTATTCGTATTTCATTGACGATCGCGCTAGTTGCCTCGCTAGGAGACTTGGTTATCGGTGTTGCCTATGGTGTTTATTCAGCTTGGAAGGGCGGCTGGATCGATATTATTCTGCAGCGTTTTATTGAAATTTTAAGTTCAATTCCATTTATTGTTATCGTAACGTTATTTACACTTTTGCTTGGCGCTGGTATCTGGTCGGTTATTATTTCGCTCATTTTAAGCGGCTGGACAAATATGGCTCGCCAAATTCGTGCTCAGACCCTGTCGGTTAAGGAACAGGACTATGTATTAGCGGCAACTGTTTTGGGTGAAAGTCCGATCAAGATCGCACTTAAGCATATTATTCCAAATATCAGTTCAACGATCATTGTTCAATTGATGATGACGATCCCTCAGTCAATTACTTCTGAAGCGATTTTATCAGCCCTTGGTTTAGGCGTTCAGCCGCCAACCTCATCCCTTGGTTCGATGATCAATGATGCCCGCAATGAATTGCAGTATTATCCTTATTTGATCTTCATTCCCGGAACGGTACTTGTTTTGATTTCGTTAGCATTTTATCTTTTTGGTGATGGTTTACGGGATGCATTTGATCCAAAGAGCAGTGGTCAAGGAGATTAA
- a CDS encoding ABC transporter permease, with protein MAKYILKRIAMMILTIFIVTALTFILMQWMPGSPFNNPKLSASQIALLNKQYGLDKPVWQQFLNYLVNALHFNFGTSYINTGQSVSLMIGQRLPVSMQLGLQALIIGVPLGMWIGTYQAMRKNTARDYSLSVLTLFFTALPDFLLAMLLMLFFAIDIPIFPITGWDSWMSSVLPTLALGMGVIAFVARFSRSQTIETLNSDQIQLAYAKGLDEGQVIMKHAVRNSLIPVLTLLGPLTANLLTGSALVESIFSIPGIGNQFVSSISSKDFPVIMGTTVVYTVLLQVMILLGDIATAIVDPRIRLGADNND; from the coding sequence ATGGCTAAATATATTTTAAAAAGAATAGCAATGATGATTTTGACGATCTTCATTGTAACTGCGTTGACTTTCATCTTGATGCAGTGGATGCCGGGTTCACCATTTAACAACCCTAAGCTATCCGCTTCACAGATCGCGCTTTTAAATAAGCAGTATGGTTTGGATAAACCTGTGTGGCAGCAGTTCTTAAATTATTTAGTGAATGCGCTACATTTTAATTTTGGTACCTCTTATATCAACACTGGTCAAAGCGTTAGCTTAATGATCGGGCAGCGCTTGCCTGTTTCTATGCAGCTTGGCCTGCAGGCTCTGATTATTGGTGTTCCTTTGGGCATGTGGATCGGCACTTACCAAGCAATGCGCAAGAACACAGCTCGTGATTATTCTTTGAGTGTTCTAACATTGTTTTTTACAGCTTTACCAGATTTCCTACTAGCCATGCTGTTAATGCTTTTCTTTGCGATCGATATACCAATTTTCCCAATTACAGGTTGGGATTCTTGGATGTCTAGTGTACTGCCGACCTTAGCTTTGGGCATGGGCGTTATCGCTTTCGTTGCTCGTTTTAGTCGTTCGCAGACGATTGAGACCTTAAATTCTGATCAGATTCAGTTAGCCTACGCTAAAGGTTTAGATGAAGGTCAGGTAATTATGAAACACGCTGTCAGGAATTCCTTGATTCCAGTCCTGACTTTGCTTGGTCCCTTAACCGCTAATTTGCTGACTGGCTCAGCTTTAGTAGAATCGATTTTTTCAATACCAGGAATTGGAAACCAGTTTGTTTCTTCTATCTCTTCAAAAGACTTTCCAGTTATCATGGGTACGACGGTCGTATATACGGTTTTGCTGCAAGTGATGATCTTGTTAGGTGACATTGCAACGGCGATAGTGGATCCGAGAATTCGTTTGGGGGCAGACAACAATGACTGA
- a CDS encoding deoxynucleoside kinase — translation MVIITAGMIGVGKTTLTKLISEHLGTEPFYEPVTDNPVLPLYYSDPKQYGFLLQIFFLNRRFSMIKSALADNNNVLDRSIYEDALFTEQNHLDGNISDQEMTVYNELLNNMMSELQGLNKKAPDLMVYADTDFETILYRIKKRARPYEQFDNNPSLRDYYHKMWAAYKQWFENYDESPKMRIDLQRWNLEDAENQKVVLSMVDDKLAELRGHGSSSNMRIA, via the coding sequence ATGGTGATAATAACAGCGGGAATGATTGGCGTCGGCAAAACAACTTTAACTAAGCTGATTTCTGAGCACTTAGGAACAGAACCTTTTTATGAACCAGTAACAGATAATCCAGTTCTCCCCCTGTATTATTCTGATCCAAAGCAATATGGTTTCCTATTGCAAATATTTTTCTTAAATCGTCGCTTTAGCATGATTAAATCAGCATTAGCTGACAATAATAACGTTTTGGACCGCTCAATCTATGAAGATGCTCTTTTTACTGAACAAAATCATTTAGATGGCAACATTTCGGATCAGGAAATGACCGTTTATAATGAGCTTTTAAACAATATGATGTCGGAATTGCAGGGCTTAAATAAAAAAGCACCAGATTTAATGGTTTACGCCGATACAGACTTTGAAACGATTCTTTATCGTATTAAAAAACGTGCCCGTCCCTACGAACAATTTGACAACAATCCCTCTCTACGAGACTATTACCATAAAATGTGGGCTGCTTATAAACAATGGTTTGAAAATTATGATGAATCTCCCAAAATGAGAATCGATTTGCAGCGTTGGAATTTGGAAGATGCTGAAAATCAAAAAGTCGTTTTATCAATGGTTGATGACAAACTTGCAGAATTGCGCGGCCATGGTAGCTCATCGAATATGCGTATTGCCTAA